The following DNA comes from Streptomyces sp. Ag109_O5-10.
GGCCGCTGCTGCCGGACGCGGAGGGCGGTTTCGTACTCGTCACCAGCCGACGCCCGCTGACGGGGCTGGAGGGCGTACGGCGCATCCGGCTCGGCGCTCTCAGCGGCAGGGAGTCGGTGACACTGCTGGAACGGATCCTCGGCACGCCGCGCACCGACGGCCAGGCGGAGGCGATCGGCCGGCTGGCGGAACTGTGCGGGCATCTCCCGCTGGCCCTGCGCATCGTCGGCAACCGCCTTTCCAGCCGCCCGGCCTGGACCCCTGCCCGGCTGGCGGACCAACTCGCGGACGAGGAACGGCGGCTGAGCACCCTGGTCGCGGGCGACCTGGCCGTACGCGGCGCCCTCGCCCTGTCCTACCGCCAGCTCACCGCTCCCCGCAGGCTGCTGCTGCGCCGGCTCACCCTGCTCCCCGGCCATCACACCGGCCCCCGCCTCGCTGCCGTACTCACCGGCGAGGACGACCTGGTCGCGGTGCAGGACGCCCTTGACCTGCTGGTCGAGCGGGGCCTGCTGGAGGAGACCACGCCGGGCCGCTACGCATTGCACGATCTCGTACGACTTTTCGCGCGCGAGCGACTCCAGGCGGAGGAGCCGGCGTTGCCCGTCGAGGCCGCCGCCCTGCGCATGGCGGACTGGCTGCTGCGGTCGGCCTCGGTGGCGGGCCGCTGGTTCGAGGCACCCGGCGCGCCCGAGCCGTGGCCGGGGGCCGTCCCCGCCTTCGCACCCGTGTCGGCCGAGGAGGCGGAGGAGTGGCTCAGCACCGAACGCGCCCACTGGGTGGGCGCGTTGCGGCTCATGTTCGATGCGGGGCGGTACACCGAGATCCTGCACGCGGCGCGGACGTTGTACTGGTTCTCCGACCGCTGGGACGCCTGGCCCGAGTGGCGCACCGTGTTCACCTACGGCGTCCGCGCCGCCGCCGCGCTCGGCGACCGGGCGGGCGAGGCCCACCAGCTCAACTGCCTGGCCTGGACGTACGCGGTGCGCGGCGGACCGTACGAGCAGGCCGAGGAACACGCCCGCCGTGCGCTGGATTCGGCGACCCGGGCCGGTGACACCGGCCAGCAGGCCTGGGCCTTGGTCTACATCGCCGGTGCCGGCATGTACCTGGGCCGGCCCGCGGAGGCGGCGGGGGCCGCCGAGGACGCCGTACGGCTCTTCGAGGCGACCGGCGACCAGGCCGGGCTGGCGGTCTCCCGCCGGCTGCTGGGCAGCGCCCTACGGGAATCCGGCAACCCGGAGGAGGCGCTGGCCGTGCATCGGGGCCTGCTCGGGACGGACGCGGGGGACGTGCCCGGGTTCCAGGAGTTCGCGCAGGTGATTTTGCGCCATGAGATAGCCCGTGACCTGCTGGCCCTTCGGCGCTGGTCCGACGCGGTGGCGGCCTATCGTGCCGTGATCGCCCCGGCCACCCACGGCGGCGCGGACCGCTTCAAGGCCCGTGCGCTCACCGGCCTCGCCACCGCCCTGGAGCACTGCGGCGACCCCGCCCAGGCCCGCGCCCGGCTCGGTGAGGCGTACCGGCTGTTCAGCTCGGTCGGTGACACGACCGCCGCGGAACGGACAGCGGCCTCGCTCGAACGCCTCGCGGCCCCTGCGGTTGACGCGGATCATCCGGTCGTCGCGGACAGCGCCGACGGTCCTGGCGGCTAGGGGGCGCGCGGTTCACCGCCCGGCGAGCGGGTGGCGGCGCGGGGCGTGCGAGCGGCGGAACCCGGCTCCACCCGCACCTTTCGGCGGCCCGGCACTGTCCGTCACCGCTCACCGAGGGGTCGCGGCCGTAGCGTCCACGGCCGCACACCCGTCGCCGTGCTCGGGTCAGAGTGCCTCCGCCCCCGGCTTCACCATGTTCCGTACCGTCCGGGCCTTCACGAACGAGCCCATCGCCGTCATGTCCCACTCGCCGGAGAACTGGCGGATCAGCTTCGCCATCATCACGCCCGTCTGCGCCTCGGCGTTGGTGAGGTCGAAGCGGACCAGCTCCTCGCCGGTCGCGGCGTCCAGCAGACGGCAGTACGCCTTGGCGACCTCCGTGAACTTCTGGCCGGAGAACGAGTTGACGGTGAAGACGAGGCCGGTGACCTCCGGGGGGATCCGGCCCAGGTCCACGACGATCACCTCGTCGTCGCCGCCTCCCTCACCGGTGAGGTTGTCGCCCGAGTGCTTGATGGCGCCGCCCAGGATGGACAGCTTGCCGAAGTAGCAGCTGTCGACGTGGTCGCGCCGCGGGCCGTACGCGATGACCGACGCGTCCAGGTCGATGTCCTTGCCCCGGAACGCGGGCTCCCAGCCCAGGCCCATCTTGACCTGGGAGAGCAGCGGGCGGCCGCCCTTGACCAGGGACACGGTCTGGTTCTTCTGGAGGCTGACCCGGCCCTTGTCGAGGTTGATCTTCCCGGCGCCGGGGGCGGGCGGAGCGGGCGGGGCCGGGGGAGTGGCGGGCGCGACGGGCTGGGCCGCGGGGGCCGGCGCCGGGGCCGGTTCCTCCACCGTCACGCCGAAGTCGGTGGCGATGCCGGCCAGTCCGTCGGCGTACCCCTGGCCGACCGCGCGGGCCTTCCACGCGCCGCCCCGCAGGTAGATCTCCACGACCACCAGAGCCGTCTCCGCGCCCAGCTGCGGCGGGGTGAAGGTGGCCAGCACCGAGCCGTCGTCCGCGTTGCGGATCGTCGCCGTCGGCTCGATGCCCTGGAAGGTCTGGCCCGCGGCGTCGGGGCTCGCGGTGACGACGATCTTCTCGATGCCGGGCGGCACGGCCGCCGTGTCGACGGTGATCGCGTCCGGGGCCGTGCCCCCGCCGGAGCGGTACGTCACACCCGGGCCGTTCGGCTGGTTGTAGAAGATGAAGTCGTCGTCGGAGCGCACCTTGCCGTCGCCCGTGAGCAGCAGGCCCGACACGTCGAGCCGCACGGGGGCGGCGACGTCCACCGCCACCCGGGAGACCGGAAGAGGGATGTTCGAGCCAGGGGTCATAGCTGTCATGCCGGGTGAACGAGCGACCCCGCTTTACCGTTCCCTTAAACTTCTGCGGCACCAGGACTTCTCCACCGCCACGGTTTCTACGGCACCACCACGATCTTCCGTCCCACGCCCGCCGCGAACTGCTCCAGTGCCTGCGGGTAGCTGTCCAGCGGCAGCCGGTCGCTGATGAAGATCTCCGGGTCCAGGACCCCGTTCGCGAACAGCTCCGCCGCCCGCTCGTAGCTGTGCAGCACGGC
Coding sequences within:
- a CDS encoding NB-ARC domain-containing protein is translated as MTRLSPPDVSHGATAFGAMLRSLRRAARLTLEELSQASGVSVRALGDMERGRSRGPQRRTVDALAAALKLDREQAQRLQRLADAGRERGRPAAPPYLLRTVPDFTGREQELADLEALARGAGARAVVLFGPGGQGKTTLAAQAARRLGELFPDGCVSVQLHGMSDTPLSAAEALVLLLTGLGHPPDRIPVDPVAREAVYRATLRTRRVLVVLDDAADEAQARPLLPDAEGGFVLVTSRRPLTGLEGVRRIRLGALSGRESVTLLERILGTPRTDGQAEAIGRLAELCGHLPLALRIVGNRLSSRPAWTPARLADQLADEERRLSTLVAGDLAVRGALALSYRQLTAPRRLLLRRLTLLPGHHTGPRLAAVLTGEDDLVAVQDALDLLVERGLLEETTPGRYALHDLVRLFARERLQAEEPALPVEAAALRMADWLLRSASVAGRWFEAPGAPEPWPGAVPAFAPVSAEEAEEWLSTERAHWVGALRLMFDAGRYTEILHAARTLYWFSDRWDAWPEWRTVFTYGVRAAAALGDRAGEAHQLNCLAWTYAVRGGPYEQAEEHARRALDSATRAGDTGQQAWALVYIAGAGMYLGRPAEAAGAAEDAVRLFEATGDQAGLAVSRRLLGSALRESGNPEEALAVHRGLLGTDAGDVPGFQEFAQVILRHEIARDLLALRRWSDAVAAYRAVIAPATHGGADRFKARALTGLATALEHCGDPAQARARLGEAYRLFSSVGDTTAAERTAASLERLAAPAVDADHPVVADSADGPGG
- a CDS encoding TerD family protein; translation: MTPGSNIPLPVSRVAVDVAAPVRLDVSGLLLTGDGKVRSDDDFIFYNQPNGPGVTYRSGGGTAPDAITVDTAAVPPGIEKIVVTASPDAAGQTFQGIEPTATIRNADDGSVLATFTPPQLGAETALVVVEIYLRGGAWKARAVGQGYADGLAGIATDFGVTVEEPAPAPAPAAQPVAPATPPAPPAPPAPGAGKINLDKGRVSLQKNQTVSLVKGGRPLLSQVKMGLGWEPAFRGKDIDLDASVIAYGPRRDHVDSCYFGKLSILGGAIKHSGDNLTGEGGGDDEVIVVDLGRIPPEVTGLVFTVNSFSGQKFTEVAKAYCRLLDAATGEELVRFDLTNAEAQTGVMMAKLIRQFSGEWDMTAMGSFVKARTVRNMVKPGAEAL